Proteins from one Chroococcidiopsis sp. CCMEE 29 genomic window:
- a CDS encoding Uma2 family endonuclease: MIQTATKLLTFEEFLKWKPESGRYELHEGAIIEMQPTGKQEEITGFLSTELTLEFRRLSLPYFILKQALLKAPNRETGYSPDVLIVNRTSLATQPLWEKFSTITQGAAVPLVVEVVSTNWRDDYLTKVRDYEEIGIPEYWIVDYLGLGGRRYIGSPKQPTIFIYYLVEGEYQVSQFRGANCIESPTLPELKLTAEQVFAAGNQA; this comes from the coding sequence ATGATTCAAACGGCGACAAAATTACTTACTTTCGAAGAATTTTTGAAGTGGAAGCCAGAGAGTGGACGCTATGAACTGCACGAAGGCGCAATTATTGAGATGCAGCCAACGGGGAAACAAGAAGAGATTACTGGATTTCTATCTACAGAACTGACTCTAGAGTTTCGACGGCTGAGTCTTCCCTACTTTATACTCAAGCAAGCACTGCTCAAAGCCCCGAATAGGGAAACGGGCTATTCGCCTGACGTGCTGATAGTAAACCGTACCTCTTTAGCGACCCAACCCCTATGGGAAAAATTCTCAACCATTACTCAGGGAGCGGCAGTTCCCCTAGTTGTCGAAGTTGTCAGTACTAACTGGCGAGATGATTATCTAACCAAAGTCAGGGACTATGAAGAAATTGGCATTCCTGAATACTGGATTGTCGATTATCTTGGTTTGGGAGGTAGACGGTACATTGGCTCCCCGAAACAACCTACTATTTTCATCTACTATTTAGTTGAAGGTGAGTATCAGGTTAGCCAATTTAGGGGTGCTAACTGCATCGAATCACCAACGTTGCCAGAACTGAAACTGACAGCAGAACAGGTATTTGCTGCGGGCAATCAAGCATAA
- a CDS encoding pentapeptide repeat-containing protein codes for MKNLLRISSFLKDSFTSLNSWSSEKKSILLFDSSVAAEDIAFMLGGHWDECNGVCVPECDEVAVNTAASLVRAKWCYGGASCAFLTLLSVDELKRRYAAGDRNFANANLRCADLNNLNLSGANLGWAKLTLAGLSGANLSGADLTAADLSKANLSEADLRGANLSLADLREANLAQANLSGACLRGAKLTEAAGRSETILRYTIEQDG; via the coding sequence ATGAAAAACTTGCTACGAATATCTTCATTCTTGAAAGACAGTTTTACTAGTTTGAATAGCTGGTCTTCGGAGAAAAAATCCATTCTCTTGTTCGACTCATCTGTTGCGGCTGAGGACATTGCTTTCATGCTTGGCGGTCACTGGGATGAATGCAATGGTGTTTGTGTGCCTGAATGTGATGAGGTAGCGGTTAACACTGCTGCGAGTCTGGTGAGAGCAAAATGGTGTTATGGTGGTGCATCCTGTGCTTTTTTAACTCTATTGAGTGTTGATGAACTGAAACGGCGTTATGCAGCGGGAGACAGGAATTTCGCTAATGCTAACTTGAGATGCGCAGACCTCAATAATCTGAACTTAAGTGGAGCTAACTTGGGATGGGCTAAGCTAACTTTGGCTGGCTTGAGCGGAGCCAATCTGAGTGGGGCTGACTTAACTGCGGCAGATTTGAGTAAAGCCAACCTGAGTGAGGCAGATTTGCGAGGAGCCAATTTATCATTGGCGGATTTAAGAGAGGCAAACCTTGCTCAGGCAAACCTAAGTGGGGCTTGCCTAAGAGGTGCTAAACTGACCGAGGCTGCTGGGAGAAGTGAGACTATCCTTCGCTACACGATTGAGCAGGATGGGTAG
- a CDS encoding glycoside hydrolase family 65 protein, with the protein MDYIGWTVIETQFDPSELHHKETLFTLGNGYLGTRGTFEEGYAGASPATLIHGVYDDVPVMHTELVNCPDWLSLSIIIGSERFSLDQGQILSYQRQLDLRWGILSRDVRWRSPVGHTVNFHFERMISMADEHVLVVRCQVTPVDFEGAIQVEASINTQPDNQGVKHWECLHQDGTERRISFHMRCIHSGIELGMATRLTCSEKDARVKVTGSPDRPTLTATFQAHPEQTVTLEKVVTVFTSRDVSSPAKAAQEHLANLPNYATLLAAHGAVWDELWRDCDVAIKGDSTAQIAVRYNLFQLLAAAPRHDDRVSIPAKTLSGFAYRGHVFWDTEIFILPFLTLTQPLVARNLLSYRYYTLEGARRKAHEAGYEGAMFAWESATTGDEVTPRWVTGAGGELVRIWCGDIELHINADVAYAVWHYWQATDDNDWMRSRGAEIILDTAVFWGSRVEWNGDRRCYEIRDVIGPDENHERVDNNTFTNRMAQWHLEIALSVLKWLREYDSQGAAELERRLDLTPERLKRWAHIVRHMLVLHDSETDLIEQFDGFFNLEDVNWADYESRTKSMQAILGIEGANQRQVLKQPDVLMLLYLLRESALQTRLSLSEYQHTLTTNWDYYTPRTDHTYGSSLGPAIQAILACNLDKSAEAYEHFMRAALVDLKDVRGNASEGIHGASTGGVWQAVVFGFAGVRLTETGPVIEASHLPPSWTGLQFRLRWHDQWYDFDLARTKDRTEVKVLKTGNRAEEAGLYAEGWTEFETSLNTQPSTCPIPVATYPSCSIV; encoded by the coding sequence ATGGACTACATCGGTTGGACCGTTATTGAAACCCAGTTTGATCCTTCTGAATTGCACCATAAGGAAACACTTTTTACCTTAGGCAACGGCTACCTCGGCACGCGCGGCACTTTTGAGGAAGGTTATGCCGGGGCAAGCCCAGCTACTTTGATCCACGGTGTGTACGATGATGTTCCGGTGATGCATACGGAACTCGTAAACTGCCCTGACTGGCTGTCACTATCAATTATAATTGGCAGCGAGCGCTTTAGTCTTGACCAGGGACAGATACTGAGCTATCAGCGCCAGCTAGATCTGCGCTGGGGAATATTGAGTCGTGATGTGCGATGGCGTAGCCCAGTTGGACATACAGTTAATTTCCACTTTGAGCGGATGATCAGCATGGCAGATGAGCATGTGCTGGTGGTACGCTGTCAGGTCACGCCTGTGGATTTTGAGGGTGCAATTCAGGTAGAAGCTAGCATCAATACTCAGCCGGACAACCAGGGTGTGAAACACTGGGAATGTTTGCATCAGGATGGGACTGAGCGTCGAATCTCGTTTCACATGCGCTGCATTCACTCCGGCATTGAGTTGGGTATGGCAACTAGGCTAACATGCTCAGAAAAAGATGCACGAGTAAAAGTGACGGGTAGCCCCGATCGGCCAACATTAACGGCAACCTTCCAAGCTCACCCGGAACAGACTGTGACGCTGGAAAAAGTAGTGACTGTTTTTACCTCACGGGATGTTAGCAGCCCAGCGAAAGCAGCACAAGAGCACTTAGCAAATTTACCGAACTACGCCACCTTGCTGGCAGCTCATGGAGCAGTTTGGGATGAGTTGTGGCGAGACTGTGACGTAGCGATCAAAGGCGACTCCACCGCTCAGATAGCTGTTCGTTATAACCTGTTTCAGCTGCTGGCTGCCGCACCGCGTCATGACGATCGGGTGAGCATTCCAGCCAAAACCCTCTCTGGCTTTGCTTACCGGGGTCACGTCTTTTGGGACACGGAAATCTTTATTCTTCCCTTCCTCACCTTGACTCAGCCACTAGTAGCGCGTAACTTGCTGTCGTACCGCTACTACACTTTGGAGGGTGCACGCCGCAAAGCCCACGAAGCTGGCTATGAAGGAGCAATGTTCGCTTGGGAGAGTGCCACTACTGGAGACGAAGTTACCCCCCGTTGGGTGACTGGTGCAGGTGGCGAGCTAGTACGCATCTGGTGCGGTGATATTGAACTCCACATCAATGCTGATGTCGCTTATGCCGTTTGGCACTATTGGCAGGCAACTGATGATAACGACTGGATGCGATCGCGCGGCGCTGAAATTATCCTGGATACAGCCGTATTCTGGGGTAGCCGTGTTGAGTGGAATGGCGATCGCCGCTGTTATGAAATTCGTGATGTGATTGGTCCCGATGAGAACCACGAACGAGTAGATAACAACACCTTCACCAATCGGATGGCGCAGTGGCACTTAGAAATAGCCCTGTCTGTGCTGAAATGGTTGCGCGAGTATGATTCTCAAGGGGCAGCTGAACTAGAGCGAAGACTTGACCTAACACCAGAGCGGTTGAAGCGCTGGGCGCATATCGTCCGTCACATGCTTGTGTTACACGACTCAGAAACTGATCTGATTGAGCAATTTGATGGTTTCTTTAACCTAGAAGACGTGAACTGGGCTGACTACGAGTCGCGCACCAAGTCGATGCAAGCTATTTTGGGCATTGAGGGGGCAAACCAACGACAAGTGCTGAAGCAGCCGGATGTGTTAATGCTTCTCTACCTATTGCGTGAGTCAGCTTTGCAGACGCGCCTTTCTCTGAGCGAGTATCAACATACACTCACAACAAACTGGGACTACTATACTCCTCGCACCGATCACACCTACGGCTCCTCGCTAGGACCAGCTATTCAGGCTATCTTGGCTTGCAACTTGGACAAGAGTGCCGAGGCGTATGAACACTTTATGCGGGCGGCGCTGGTAGATCTGAAGGATGTACGCGGCAATGCCAGCGAAGGAATTCACGGTGCTTCTACTGGTGGGGTGTGGCAAGCAGTGGTCTTTGGTTTTGCTGGTGTGCGTTTGACTGAGACGGGACCAGTCATAGAAGCTTCACACCTGCCGCCCAGTTGGACAGGCCTTCAGTTTCGGCTCCGATGGCACGATCAGTGGTACGACTTCGATCTAGCAAGGACAAAAGATCGAACTGAGGTGAAAGTCCTGAAAACTGGGAACAGGGCTGAAGAAGCAGGACTATATGCCGAAGGTTGGACTGAGTTCGAAACTTCACTCAATACCCAGCCCTCAACCTGCCCCATCCCCGTTGCTACCTACCCATCCTGCTCAATCGTGTAG
- a CDS encoding 2-phosphosulfolactate phosphatase family protein, whose protein sequence is MKLFVYHTPELTPTDRMPDCAIAVDVLRATTTMATVLAAGGEAVQIFSDLDQLMQVSEKWSAEKRLRAGERGGAKVAGFDLGNSPLDCTPEQVQGRRLFISTTNGTRALQRVQAAPTVLAAAFVNRAAVVQYVLKKQPESVWIVGSGWEGSFSLEDTACAGAIAHSLLQQTNLPLEDLASNDEVIGAIALYSQWQDKLLELFYQASHGKRLLRLDGHADLKYCAQTDILDVIPIQREPGVLVKF, encoded by the coding sequence GTGAAGCTATTCGTTTACCATACCCCCGAACTAACTCCAACAGATCGAATGCCAGACTGTGCGATCGCCGTAGATGTCTTGCGAGCTACCACTACAATGGCCACAGTCTTAGCAGCTGGAGGCGAAGCTGTCCAGATTTTCAGCGATTTAGATCAACTGATGCAGGTTAGCGAAAAATGGTCAGCAGAGAAACGGCTGCGGGCGGGAGAACGAGGCGGGGCAAAAGTCGCTGGCTTCGATCTGGGCAACTCCCCCCTTGACTGCACCCCAGAGCAGGTGCAAGGACGGCGATTATTCATCAGCACCACGAATGGTACCCGTGCCTTACAACGAGTGCAAGCGGCACCAACTGTACTGGCAGCTGCTTTTGTCAACCGCGCTGCTGTAGTGCAGTATGTCCTCAAAAAACAGCCAGAGAGTGTGTGGATTGTTGGTTCTGGTTGGGAGGGCAGTTTTTCGCTAGAGGATACAGCTTGTGCTGGTGCGATCGCCCACAGCCTATTGCAACAAACAAACTTGCCTCTAGAGGATTTAGCTAGTAACGATGAGGTAATTGGAGCGATCGCGCTTTACAGTCAATGGCAAGACAAATTATTAGAGTTGTTCTATCAAGCCAGCCACGGCAAACGACTTTTGCGCCTTGACGGTCACGCTGACCTAAAATACTGTGCCCAAACTGATATTTTGGATGTAATTCCTATCCAACGGGAACCAGGAGTTTTAGTTAAGTTTTGA
- the lptC gene encoding LPS export ABC transporter periplasmic protein LptC produces MNYTFHLPYAVYRYLAAPLIGVMLLFTLISCGDQNSTVEQRAQDTSAVQDIERNLTFNDVTLEQADAQGRPIWIVKAKQATYSKDRRVAQVENPSGDLFQDGKSVYQITAKEGEIEQDGEQLFLKGQIVATDPRNKLVLRGNELEWRPKEDLLIVRNQLTGSHPQVQAVAQEARVFSRTGRIELQGKVEANTSDPVLQMRTEHLIWQIREQKLIGDRPLEIDRYKDKKITDRATANQGEVDLKTKIATMKQNAQLALLDPPMQVTSNSMIWNMNTEIVTTDQPVRLVNRQRQITVTANQGRMDTQKEVAYLNGDVNGIGQRGQSLKSKELTWYLPSQLMEANGDVFYRQVDPPVSFKGQKAVGNLQEQNIVVSGGRVLTEIIPQPQQP; encoded by the coding sequence ATGAATTACACCTTCCATCTTCCCTACGCGGTCTACCGCTACTTGGCAGCGCCCCTGATTGGCGTGATGTTATTATTTACGCTAATTTCCTGTGGGGATCAAAACTCTACAGTAGAACAACGGGCTCAAGATACTTCGGCAGTGCAGGATATTGAGCGTAATCTAACTTTCAATGATGTCACCTTGGAGCAGGCCGATGCACAGGGGCGACCGATTTGGATAGTGAAGGCGAAGCAGGCAACTTACAGCAAAGATCGGAGAGTTGCTCAAGTTGAGAATCCCAGCGGGGATCTGTTTCAGGATGGCAAATCAGTTTATCAAATCACTGCCAAGGAAGGAGAAATTGAGCAGGATGGCGAGCAGCTATTTCTCAAAGGTCAGATTGTAGCAACTGATCCCCGAAATAAGTTGGTGTTGCGTGGTAATGAGTTAGAGTGGCGACCAAAGGAAGATCTGTTGATTGTTCGTAACCAGTTGACCGGTAGTCATCCCCAAGTGCAAGCAGTAGCGCAGGAAGCGCGAGTATTCAGCCGCACTGGGCGAATTGAATTGCAAGGGAAAGTAGAGGCGAATACTAGCGATCCCGTCTTGCAAATGCGGACTGAACACTTAATTTGGCAAATCCGAGAGCAAAAATTGATTGGCGATCGCCCACTTGAGATTGACCGCTATAAAGATAAAAAAATTACAGACCGGGCAACGGCAAATCAAGGTGAGGTTGACTTAAAAACTAAGATCGCCACAATGAAGCAGAATGCCCAACTGGCATTACTCGATCCGCCAATGCAAGTAACCAGTAACTCCATGATCTGGAACATGAACACGGAGATAGTGACAACAGATCAACCAGTGCGGCTAGTAAATCGCCAGAGACAAATTACAGTGACCGCAAACCAAGGCAGAATGGATACGCAGAAAGAAGTTGCCTACTTGAACGGCGATGTCAATGGGATTGGCCAGCGCGGACAGTCCCTCAAATCTAAAGAACTGACTTGGTATCTTCCCAGTCAGTTGATGGAGGCAAATGGAGATGTATTCTATCGTCAAGTTGACCCGCCAGTCAGTTTCAAGGGGCAAAAAGCCGTCGGAAACCTCCAGGAGCAAAATATTGTTGTCAGCGGCGGCAGAGTTCTCACAGAAATTATTCCTCAACCTCAGCAGCCGTGA
- a CDS encoding NYN domain-containing protein, with product MLSNFENSSIFTPEQVLENRGRVAIFIDGSNLFYAALQLGIEIDYTKLLCRLTAGSRLLRSFFYTGVDRTNDKQQGFLLWMRRNGYRVIAKDLVQLPDGSKKANLDVEIAVDMMALVDSYDTAVLVSGDGDLAYAVNAVSYRGARVEVVSLRSMTSDSLINVSDRYIDLEGIKEDIQKIPRSGYTYRPLTALGLMDQPPDDGTGTNIIETSDT from the coding sequence ATGTTGAGTAATTTTGAAAACAGCTCAATATTTACACCAGAACAAGTTTTAGAGAATAGAGGGCGAGTAGCCATTTTTATTGATGGCTCGAATCTGTTTTACGCTGCCCTGCAACTAGGCATTGAAATTGATTACACTAAGCTGCTGTGTCGGTTAACTGCTGGGTCACGGCTGCTGCGATCGTTCTTTTATACTGGGGTAGATCGCACGAACGATAAGCAACAAGGATTTTTACTGTGGATGCGTCGGAACGGCTACCGAGTAATAGCTAAGGATTTGGTGCAGCTACCAGATGGCTCCAAGAAGGCTAACCTGGATGTAGAAATTGCTGTAGACATGATGGCTCTGGTGGATTCTTACGATACCGCAGTGTTAGTCAGCGGCGATGGCGATTTAGCTTATGCGGTGAATGCAGTCAGTTATCGCGGCGCTCGTGTAGAAGTGGTAAGTTTACGCTCAATGACAAGCGATAGTTTAATTAATGTTTCTGATCGCTACATCGACTTAGAGGGGATTAAAGAAGATATTCAAAAAATACCCCGCTCAGGCTATACTTACCGACCATTAACAGCTCTGGGGTTAATGGATCAGCCTCCAGACGATGGAACGGGGACGAACATAATTGAAACCTCGGATACATAA
- the metG gene encoding methionine--tRNA ligase: MRFSDKRKETFTVTTPLYYVNDLPHIGSAYPTIAADVLGRLERLQGKSVLMITGTDEHGQKIQRAAESNRRSPQDYCDQIVPGFVALWQLLNIQYDRFSRTTASKHEAIVKEFFQRVWDQGDIYKDQQQGWYCVSCEEFKEERELLEDRRCAIHTNKQAEWRDEQNYFFRLSRYQSQLEKLYQEQPSFIQPESRRNEVLSFVSQGLKDFSISRVNLDWGIPVPVDPSHTLYVWFDALLGYVTALLDADSEPTLENALAKWWPINLHLIGKDILRFHAVYWPAMLMSAELPLPKQVFGHGFLTKDGQKMGKTLGNTLDPVALVKQYGADAVRYYFLKEIEFGKDGDFNETRFVNILNADLANDLGNLLNRSLNMLRKYCNNTVPNFTKEDITLDNPLKAIGIYLGEQVKQYYQALAFSQACEAILNLVRASNKFIDEQAPWTLYKQGRQQDVEQVLYAVLESVRLAAYLLSPIIPNVSNDIYKQLGFAIDFNDKNQISIAAPFTIHSTWGILSQKQKLGEPRPVFQRLELLETV, translated from the coding sequence ATGAGATTTTCTGATAAAAGGAAAGAAACATTCACTGTTACAACACCACTTTATTATGTCAACGATTTACCTCATATCGGTAGTGCTTATCCAACGATTGCTGCGGATGTGTTAGGTCGGCTTGAGAGACTGCAAGGCAAGTCAGTATTAATGATTACAGGTACAGACGAGCACGGTCAGAAAATCCAGCGGGCAGCAGAAAGTAATAGGCGATCGCCTCAGGATTATTGCGATCAAATCGTCCCTGGGTTTGTCGCACTTTGGCAACTGCTGAATATCCAGTATGATCGCTTCAGCCGAACCACGGCTTCTAAACATGAGGCAATTGTTAAAGAATTCTTCCAGCGCGTTTGGGATCAAGGAGATATATATAAGGATCAACAACAAGGTTGGTACTGCGTTTCCTGCGAAGAATTTAAAGAAGAGCGGGAACTTTTAGAGGATCGCCGTTGTGCCATCCACACAAACAAGCAAGCCGAATGGCGAGACGAGCAGAATTACTTCTTCCGGCTATCACGCTACCAAAGCCAGCTAGAAAAGCTTTACCAAGAACAACCTAGTTTTATTCAGCCAGAGAGTCGCCGCAACGAAGTTTTAAGCTTTGTTAGTCAAGGACTGAAAGACTTTTCGATTTCACGGGTGAATTTAGACTGGGGTATTCCAGTGCCAGTTGATCCCAGCCACACCCTTTATGTCTGGTTCGATGCCTTATTGGGGTATGTGACTGCCCTACTTGATGCAGATAGCGAACCTACCTTAGAAAATGCATTAGCTAAATGGTGGCCGATTAACCTGCACTTAATCGGTAAGGATATCCTTAGATTCCATGCAGTTTACTGGCCTGCAATGCTAATGTCAGCTGAGTTGCCGCTGCCAAAGCAGGTATTTGGGCATGGTTTTTTGACCAAGGACGGTCAGAAGATGGGGAAAACTCTTGGCAATACCCTTGATCCCGTTGCTTTAGTTAAGCAATATGGTGCAGATGCTGTTCGCTACTACTTTTTAAAAGAAATTGAATTTGGTAAAGATGGAGATTTTAATGAAACCCGATTTGTTAATATTCTCAATGCAGATTTAGCGAATGACTTAGGCAACTTGCTAAATCGAAGTTTAAATATGCTACGCAAGTATTGTAATAATACTGTACCCAATTTTACAAAGGAAGATATTACTTTAGACAACCCTCTGAAAGCGATCGGTATCTATCTAGGGGAACAGGTTAAACAGTACTATCAAGCGCTAGCCTTCAGTCAAGCTTGTGAGGCAATCCTGAATCTAGTGAGAGCCAGCAATAAGTTTATCGATGAACAAGCTCCATGGACACTATATAAGCAGGGGCGACAGCAGGATGTCGAACAAGTACTGTATGCTGTCCTAGAATCAGTTAGACTAGCCGCCTATCTCCTATCACCGATCATTCCCAATGTATCAAATGATATTTATAAGCAGCTAGGCTTCGCTATTGATTTTAACGATAAAAATCAGATTTCTATTGCAGCCCCATTTACAATCCATTCTACTTGGGGAATACTAAGCCAAAAGCAAAAGTTAGGTGAACCCCGACCCGTTTTTCAAAGACTAGAACTGCTTGAAACCGTTTGA
- a CDS encoding lysophospholipid acyltransferase family protein — MSANSPLQISHGLLATLGTKLFRYYEDRIPQGGPALVVSNHRSFMDAPILMATVERPIRFACHHYMGQVPVMREIVTGQLGCFPLDAPQYRQQSFFHQAIGLLQASQTVGVFPEGTKSMVQFSQPNQMGEFQRGFAHLALRAASGGEMHKPVENLVILPVAIASLEEVNTSTIPLRLLSLVDPTEPLFNQAGWHPLVIYHRAAVLIGRPYWITLQQRKQYQGKQAKTVVSELTHHCQEEIANLLRQGCY; from the coding sequence ATGAGTGCAAATAGCCCCCTTCAAATTTCTCATGGGTTACTTGCAACCCTAGGAACCAAGCTGTTTCGCTACTATGAGGATCGCATTCCTCAAGGTGGTCCAGCATTAGTAGTGAGTAATCATCGCAGCTTTATGGATGCACCCATCTTGATGGCAACAGTGGAACGTCCAATTCGCTTTGCTTGCCATCACTATATGGGTCAAGTACCAGTGATGCGAGAGATTGTAACAGGGCAATTGGGTTGCTTTCCTTTAGATGCGCCTCAATACCGTCAGCAAAGCTTTTTTCATCAAGCAATTGGGTTACTACAAGCCTCGCAGACGGTTGGGGTGTTTCCGGAAGGAACAAAATCAATGGTGCAATTCAGCCAACCAAATCAAATGGGTGAGTTTCAGCGGGGATTTGCTCATCTAGCTTTGCGTGCTGCTTCTGGCGGAGAAATGCATAAACCAGTAGAAAATTTGGTAATTTTGCCAGTAGCGATCGCTTCTCTAGAAGAAGTTAACACCTCAACAATTCCGCTCAGGCTATTGAGTCTGGTTGACCCAACGGAGCCTCTGTTTAATCAAGCAGGGTGGCATCCTTTAGTAATTTATCATCGCGCTGCCGTCCTGATCGGTCGCCCGTATTGGATTACGCTACAACAGCGGAAACAATATCAGGGCAAACAAGCAAAAACTGTTGTGTCTGAGCTAACTCATCACTGTCAAGAAGAAATTGCTAATCTCTTGCGGCAAGGTTGTTATTAG
- a CDS encoding alpha/beta hydrolase has translation MPEVKSRPCFLTPKKLQPEYPLFVFLPGMDGTGQLLRRQTADLEVAFDVRCFMIPPDDMTSWDGLSVQVVDLIEGELKRNPNRAVYLCGESFGGSLAIKVALRSPQLFNRIILVNPASSFHRRPWLEWTSQLTYLVPARVYHFGALTLLPFLASLGRMLPSDRQELLKTMRSVPPETVLWRLSLVREFDVNETQLCQITQPVLVIGSALDRLLPSMTEAKRLVKILPNAQMVVLPYSGHACLLEADIQLYEIMQAENFLGNSTETVEASVDPLVAGSNP, from the coding sequence ATGCCAGAAGTTAAGAGCCGTCCTTGTTTTCTTACTCCTAAAAAGCTCCAGCCTGAGTATCCGCTATTTGTGTTTTTGCCAGGAATGGACGGAACAGGCCAATTGCTGCGAAGGCAAACAGCTGACTTAGAAGTTGCCTTCGATGTCCGCTGTTTCATGATTCCACCTGACGATATGACTAGCTGGGATGGTTTAAGTGTTCAAGTTGTGGACTTGATTGAAGGAGAACTGAAAAGAAACCCCAATCGAGCTGTTTACCTTTGTGGAGAGTCATTTGGTGGCAGTCTAGCGATCAAAGTGGCTTTGCGATCGCCTCAGTTATTTAATCGGATCATTCTGGTTAATCCAGCTTCTTCCTTTCATCGTCGCCCTTGGCTAGAGTGGACATCGCAACTGACCTACCTAGTGCCAGCCCGTGTCTATCACTTTGGAGCCTTGACATTATTGCCGTTTTTAGCGTCTTTAGGGCGGATGTTACCAAGCGATCGCCAAGAACTATTGAAAACAATGCGCTCTGTCCCACCAGAAACTGTCCTCTGGCGGCTGTCTTTAGTAAGAGAATTTGATGTTAACGAAACCCAATTGTGTCAAATCACTCAACCCGTGCTGGTGATTGGTAGTGCCCTTGATCGGCTTTTGCCCTCTATGACTGAAGCCAAACGCTTAGTCAAAATCTTACCTAATGCTCAAATGGTAGTGCTGCCGTATAGCGGTCACGCCTGTTTACTAGAAGCCGATATCCAGCTCTACGAAATTATGCAGGCTGAGAATTTTTTAGGAAATAGCACTGAAACAGTTGAAGCATCAGTTGATCCATTAGTTGCGGGTTCGAATCCTTGA
- a CDS encoding Glu/Leu/Phe/Val dehydrogenase: MVSSSLLPLETPSQAHICPFDQACSYLEQAARELRMDQGLLAVLSNPRKVVTVSIPVKLDSGEVQVLAGHRVQHCDVLGPYKGGTRYHPAVTLREVSALAMLMTWKCALLNIPFGGAKGGIALDPARYSVGELERITRRYTSELIKDIGPAVDIPAPDMGTSAREMAWMMDTYSVNVGHAVPGVVTGKPISIGGSRGRELATGRGVMIIVREALAERGQSLVGARVVIQGFGNVGSAAALLLHQAGAKILAVSTGSGGVFAEAGLDIPALKTYTAQNGRSIKGFPGSVPITNAELLTLPCDVLIPAALENQITEENVNQIRASIVAEAANGPVTLKADQMLELRGITVLPDILTNAGGVVVSYLEWVQGLSYVFWDEERVNWEMEQLMVQAYHKVTQKSKARQIPLRLAAYVLGVGRVAQAVTDRGLYP; the protein is encoded by the coding sequence ATGGTTTCCTCATCACTACTGCCGTTAGAGACTCCTTCTCAAGCGCACATCTGCCCATTTGATCAAGCCTGTAGCTACTTAGAGCAGGCAGCACGAGAGTTACGGATGGACCAAGGTTTGCTAGCGGTTTTGAGTAACCCACGCAAGGTTGTTACTGTGTCCATTCCTGTCAAACTGGATAGTGGTGAAGTGCAGGTACTGGCAGGACATCGGGTACAGCACTGTGATGTCTTAGGCCCCTACAAAGGTGGAACTCGCTATCATCCAGCTGTCACATTGCGGGAAGTTTCAGCCCTGGCAATGCTGATGACTTGGAAATGTGCGCTGTTAAATATTCCCTTCGGCGGTGCTAAAGGTGGCATTGCTTTGGATCCAGCACGCTACAGCGTAGGCGAGCTAGAGCGAATCACTCGTCGTTACACCAGTGAGCTAATTAAGGATATTGGGCCGGCAGTGGACATCCCTGCACCAGACATGGGTACATCTGCCCGCGAGATGGCATGGATGATGGACACTTACTCAGTAAATGTAGGTCACGCTGTGCCAGGAGTTGTAACTGGTAAACCAATTTCGATTGGCGGCTCTCGCGGTCGGGAACTGGCGACTGGACGTGGTGTAATGATTATCGTGCGTGAAGCTTTGGCAGAGCGTGGTCAGTCGCTGGTGGGAGCACGAGTGGTTATTCAGGGTTTCGGGAATGTAGGCAGTGCAGCAGCTCTCTTACTGCATCAGGCTGGAGCAAAGATTCTAGCTGTCTCAACTGGTTCAGGTGGGGTGTTTGCAGAAGCAGGTCTTGATATTCCAGCCTTGAAGACCTACACTGCTCAGAACGGCAGGAGTATTAAAGGATTCCCTGGAAGCGTACCAATTACGAATGCCGAATTGCTAACGCTGCCCTGCGATGTCCTGATTCCAGCGGCACTGGAGAACCAGATTACTGAAGAAAATGTCAACCAAATTCGAGCATCTATTGTGGCAGAAGCCGCTAATGGGCCGGTCACTCTCAAGGCAGACCAGATGCTAGAGTTGCGAGGGATAACAGTGTTGCCAGACATCTTAACGAATGCTGGGGGAGTTGTAGTCAGCTATCTGGAGTGGGTACAGGGGCTTTCTTACGTATTTTGGGATGAGGAGCGCGTCAACTGGGAAATGGAGCAGTTGATGGTGCAGGCATACCACAAGGTGACTCAAAAATCAAAGGCTCGGCAGATACCTCTGCGGCTAGCGGCATACGTGCTGGGTGTAGGTCGCGTCGCCCAGGCAGTCACTGACCGAGGGCTTTACCCCTAA